GGCGGGCAGATGGCGATCACATCGCCGAGGTTGCGCAGGATCAGGCCGTTGTCCACGCAGGCCGCAATAACCTTGGCCCCCGCGGTTCCCGCCGGATCGAAAAAGCTTTTAGTTTCTTTGTCTTTAGCCAGATGCAGCCCGGCGATCATACCGGTGCCGCGCACCTCGCCGACCAACGGGTGGTCGGAAAAATGCTGCAGTTTTTGCTGCAGGTAGCTGCCCATTTTTGCTGCATATGCGAACACATTGTCGCGTTCATAAATTTCCAGCACTTTCAGCGCCACCGCACAGCTTACCGGATGGCCGCTGTAGGTGAAACCGTGACCGAACACGCCATGCTCGGCCGTGGCGTCGATCATGGCCTGATACATGCTTTCCGGGATGGCGACGGCGCTGAGCGGCATATAGGCGCTGGTCAGGGCCTTGGCCATGCTCATGGTGTCGGGCCGAAAGTCAAAGGTTTCGCAGCCAAAGGCATTGCCGGTACGGCCGAAGCCGCAAATCACTTCGTCATCGATCAGGAAGATGTCGTATTTATCCAGCAGGGCGCGCAGTTTCGGGAAATAGCCTTCAGGCGGCAGAATCACACCGCCGGCGCCCATGATAGGCTCGGCGATAAAGGCGGCGATGGTGTCCGGGCCTTCCCGCTGGATCAGCTCATCCAGATTTTCCAGGATCCGGTTGGTGAAATCCTCTTCCGTTTCCTCGTCCATCGCGTCCCGGAAATAAAAGGGGGAATCGGTGTGCAGGAAGCCGTCGAGCGGCAGGTCGAACAGCGCATGGTTGACGGGAATGCCGGTCAGGCTGCCGCTGGCGAGCGTCACCCCGTGATAGGCGAGGTGGCGGCTGATGATCTTTTTCTTGTCCGGCCTGCCGATGGCATTGAAATAGTAGCGCATCAGCTTGACCTGGGTATCATTGGCGTCGGAACCGGACACCCCGAAAAAGATCCGGCTGTCGTCCATCGGCAGCATCTGCTCCAGTTTTTCCGCCAGCCTGATGCCCGCTTCATGGCTCTTGCCGGAAAACATATGGGCGAATCCCATGGTGCGCATGGCCTCGGCCGCGGTTTCGGCAATTTCCCCGTTGCCGTAGCCCAGTGAGGTACACCACAGCCCGGCCATGCCCTCGAGGTATTGCTTGCCCTTGTCGTCCCATTGGTAGACGCCTTTGCCCCGGGCCATGATCTGCGGGCCGTTTTCCTCCATCAGCTTGAAATTGCTGGTCGGCGGGACGATGGGATAGTGGTTATGCAGGGATTTCTGGGACATGGATGGGCCTCCGTTAGCTGATGCCGGATCATATCATATTGAAAGGAGTTCCAATAGTCTTGGCAAGCCCGATACAACAGGATAAGGATGAAGGAGAGAAAGGACCCTGAATGGACTGGCGGGACGAAGGCATCATTTTATCACTCAGGAAGCATGGCGAATTCGACGCCATCATCGAGGTGCTGACACGCGGTCACGGTCGTCATGGCGGGCTGGTCAAGGGCGGCATGGGCCGGCGCCAGCGCGGCTCGCTGCAGCCCGGCAATGAAGTGGAGGTCCACTGGCGCGGCCGGCTGGAAAGCCATCTCGGCACCTATCAGGCGGAACTGCTGCAGTCCCGCTCGGCCGCGCTGCTGCATCAGCCGCAGAAACTGGCGGTGCTCAATGCGGTCACCGCCTTGCTCAGCACCTGCCTGCCGGAGCGGGAGGAGCATGAACCGCTGCTTGACGGCCTGATCGCCCTGCTGGATGTGCTGGAGGAGGGGAGCGGCGAGGTCACCGACTGGGGCCCCTTGCTGGTGCGCTGGGAGCTGGGTCTGCTGGGGGAACTGGGATTCGGCCTCGACCTCAGCCAGTGCGCCGCCACAGGCGATACCGAAGACCTGGTCTACGTCTCGCCCAAGTCGGGCCGGGCGGTCTCCCGCGCCGCAGGCCGGCCCTATCACGACAAGATGCTTGCCCTGCCACCGTTTCTGCGTGGCAATGGCCGGGAGGTGACAGCGGAGGATGTGCGCGACGGCCTGCACCTCACCGAATTTTTTCTCGAACGTCACATGCTCAGCCCCCACAACCGCAAAATACCCCAGGCCCGGCACATGCTGATGGACTATATTCTGTAAAATCGCGGAAAAATAATCCTGACCTGCAACATCTTGTGGCACCCGGAAAAATAATTGATATAGTCATCCCATGAGTACATTGCCTGAAGACATTATCCTTGACGCGCCGCTCGGTGATACCCTGGGCGATCGCTATTTATCCTACGCCCTTTCCACCATTATGGCCCGTTCGCTGCCGGATGTGCGCGACGGCCTGAAGCCGGTGCATCGCCGCCTGCTGTACG
The DNA window shown above is from Emcibacter nanhaiensis and carries:
- a CDS encoding aminotransferase, coding for MSQKSLHNHYPIVPPTSNFKLMEENGPQIMARGKGVYQWDDKGKQYLEGMAGLWCTSLGYGNGEIAETAAEAMRTMGFAHMFSGKSHEAGIRLAEKLEQMLPMDDSRIFFGVSGSDANDTQVKLMRYYFNAIGRPDKKKIISRHLAYHGVTLASGSLTGIPVNHALFDLPLDGFLHTDSPFYFRDAMDEETEEDFTNRILENLDELIQREGPDTIAAFIAEPIMGAGGVILPPEGYFPKLRALLDKYDIFLIDDEVICGFGRTGNAFGCETFDFRPDTMSMAKALTSAYMPLSAVAIPESMYQAMIDATAEHGVFGHGFTYSGHPVSCAVALKVLEIYERDNVFAYAAKMGSYLQQKLQHFSDHPLVGEVRGTGMIAGLHLAKDKETKSFFDPAGTAGAKVIAACVDNGLILRNLGDVIAICPPLVISEAEIDELVDKLGKSLDGALEDLKRQGSL
- the recO gene encoding DNA repair protein RecO gives rise to the protein MDWRDEGIILSLRKHGEFDAIIEVLTRGHGRHGGLVKGGMGRRQRGSLQPGNEVEVHWRGRLESHLGTYQAELLQSRSAALLHQPQKLAVLNAVTALLSTCLPEREEHEPLLDGLIALLDVLEEGSGEVTDWGPLLVRWELGLLGELGFGLDLSQCAATGDTEDLVYVSPKSGRAVSRAAGRPYHDKMLALPPFLRGNGREVTAEDVRDGLHLTEFFLERHMLSPHNRKIPQARHMLMDYIL